The proteins below come from a single Etheostoma spectabile isolate EspeVRDwgs_2016 chromosome 4, UIUC_Espe_1.0, whole genome shotgun sequence genomic window:
- the LOC116687391 gene encoding beta-crystallin B3 → MGRAGQLLPVCQGQRGKPIEKHCDGHNGCDRLAASTGFLLLWPEINHKYPHWPPTTARQASTPTHTLTLRQTEKREKKEERRRAWLVRGAVKHKPSRGKMTDQQGNPDQLPAEKGQGGSGATYKLAVFEFENFRGKKVELFGECIDVLEKTQRIGSVIVESGPWVGFERPGFAGEQFVLEKGEYPRWSAWTNCMSIYSLSSFKPLKVDSADHKLHLFENTGFEGKKMEIVDDDVPSLWAHGFQDRVASAKAINGTWVGYMYPGYRGCQYVLEKGDFKHWNNWGATAPQIQSVRRVRDMQWHKRGCYIAPAPAPTPPNPNPTPDPTPNPNPNPNPKPNPSPNPAPNPKSKTQPQP, encoded by the exons ATGGGCAGAGCTGGGCAGCTTTTGCCAGTGTGCCAGGGGCAGAGGGGCAAGCCTATTGAGAAGCACTGTGATGGACACAATGGGTGCGACAGACTTGCTGCATCAACAGGCTTTTTGCTGCTGTGGCCAGAAATAAACCATAAATACCCCCACTGGCCTCCAACGACCGCTCGCCAGGcctccacacccacacacaccctcacactgagacagacagaaaagagagaaaagaaagaggaaagacgGAGAGCGTGGCTTGTACGTGGTGCAGTGAAGCACAAGCcatccag AGGCAAAATGACAGACCAGCAGGGAAACCCAGACCAGCTGCCTGCAGAGAAGGGCCAAGGAGGTTCTGGAGCCACATATAAG TTGGCGGTTTTTGAGTTCGAGAACTTTCGTGGAAAGAAGGTGGAGTTATTTGGTGAATGTATAGATGTGTTGGAGAAGACGCAGAGAATTGGCTCGGTCATTGTGGAGTCGGGACC ATGGGTGGGGTTTGAGCGTCCAGGTTTTGCAGGAGAGCAGTTTGTGCTGGAGAAAGGAGAGTATCCTCGCTGGAGCGCCTGGACCAACTGTATGAGTATCTACAGTCTGAGCTCATTCAAGCCTCTGAAAGTG gACAGTGCAGATCATAAACTGCACCTGTTTGAGAATACAGGCTTTGAAGGTAAAAAGATGGAGATTGTGGATGATGACGTCCCCAGTCTGTGGGCTCATGGATTCCAGGATCGAGTGgccagtgctaaggctatcaatGGAAC GTGGGTGGGATACATGTATCCAGGCTACAGAGGGTGCCAGTATGTGCTTGAGAAAGGAGATTTCAAGCACTGGAACAATTGGGGAGCCACTGCACCTCAGATCCAGTCCGTCCGACGAGTGCGGGACATGCAGTGGCACAAGAGAGGGTGCTATATTGCCCCTGCCCCTGCTCCTACACCTCCTAATCCTAATCCCACCCCCGACCCCACTCCCAATCCCAATCCCAACCCAAACCCAAAACCCAATCCCAGTCCTAACCCTGCTCCTAACCCCAAATCAAAAACTCAACCCCAACCGTAA